One Rhinoderma darwinii isolate aRhiDar2 chromosome 6, aRhiDar2.hap1, whole genome shotgun sequence DNA window includes the following coding sequences:
- the PRSS8 gene encoding prostasin yields MRTTGTRDTSECEETQTSASAKHKPTQGKSKALGVPFSQTIWPSPSFPRLQNVNDVSCDSWADASWMCGGGHVGCASSYRGRQILDYCCNHFFFFSFSAVNLASGQIANRIVGGQDGNILDWPWQVSLWYKTDHVCGGSLLTAQYVLTAAHCFPNDHSDADYHVIVGTTSLSNSDTSVQTAQVEQSIKNPAYSDGTYSWDIALVRLTTPLTLTSAVRPIHLPAASVQFPAGMKCKITGWGHIRHSVPLNSPLILQVGQVMIISSRTCNCLYHINPGANTLTSIQQDMICAGSVTGAVDACQGDSGGPLSCNINGNWYQAGVVSSGEECGTVNRPGIYISTAAHIDWIRSIAPDVQVDDFTVDMTPEPDNPDGCTGVDGLTYPYPNRASKVLVTLGMLPLYWMTAYFLTDM; encoded by the exons ATGAGGACCACGGGAACCCGCGACACCTCCGAGTGCGAAGAGACGCAAACATCGGCCTCGGCCAAGCACAAACCTACACAAGGCAAATCGAAAGCTCTGGGAGTTCCCTTCTCACAGACAATATGGCCGTCAccaagctttcccagactccagaATGTCAA TGATGTCTCTTGTGACTCGTGGGCAGATGCTTCATGGATG TGTGGGGGCGGCCATGTTGGTTGTGCTTCTTCATACCGGGGTCGGCAGATCCTGGATTACTGttgtaaccatttttttttcttttctttttcagcCGTGAATTTGGCGTCCGGTCAAA TCGCCAATCGCATTGTTGGAGGACAAGATGGAAACATTCTTGATTGGCCGTGGCAGGTCAGCCTGTGGTATAAAACAGACCACGTCTGCGGAGGGTCCTTACTCACAGCGCAGTACGTCCTGACCGCTGCTCACTGCTTCCCAAA TGACCATAGCGATGCAGATTACCATGTGATTGTGGGGACGACCTCGCTGTCCAACAGTGACACCTCTGTCCAGACAGCGCAGGTGGAGCAGTCCATTAAGAACCCGGCATACTCCGATGGTACTTATTCCTGGGACATCGCTTTGGTCAGGCTGACGACACCCTTGACCTTGACTAGCGCCGTCCGGCCCATCCATCTCCCCGCCGCCAGCGTCCAGTTCCCGGCTGGTATGAAATGCAAGATCACTGGCTGGGGTCACATTCGACACTCAG TTCCACTGAACAGCCCCCTAATCCTGCAGGTTGGACAAGTGATGATCATCAGCAGCAGGACCTGCAATTGTCTGTACCACATTAATCCCGGCGCGAACACGCTGACGTCCATACAACAGGACATGATCTGCGCTGGATCGGTGACTGGAGCTGTCGATGCCTGTCAG gGTGACTCTGGGGGACCCCTCTCCTGTAACATAAATGGAAACTGGTACCAAGCCGGAGTGGTCAGCTCAGGCGAGGAGTGCGGCACAGTAAACAGGCCTGGCATCTACATCTCGACCGCTGCTCACATTGACTGGATCAGGAGCATCGCCCCAGACGTTCAGGTGGACGACTTCACTGTGGACATGACCCCAGAGCCGGACAACCCGGATGGCTGCACAGGAGTGGACGGCCTTACCTATCCCTACCCTAATCGCGCATCCAAGGTCCTGGTCACGCTgggcatgctgcccctgtactggaTGACCGCCTACTTCCTGACTGACATGTAG
- the FUS gene encoding RNA-binding protein FUS — MATNDYTQQASQGYGAYPSQPAQSYSQQGSQSYSQQGYGSYGQSAGSSSYGQGGSYGSSYGQEQSSGYSSQSAPQGYGAGNYGSSQTSQTPYSGGQQQPSSQSSYSSYPQQPPASSNSGSYGSNSQSSSYQQQQQGSSYGQQSSSGYSSPPGGYGGQQQSSYGGQQSGSQQPSSYGQQSSYSAPQSYGQQQSSYSSGSGGYNQDSPSMSGGGGYGGSDQGGYGGPDGRGRGRGGFGGRGGFDRGGRGSRGGRGSIGGGERGGFSKFGGPREDGPPRHDMAEQDNSDNNTIFVQGLGESVTVEGVAEYFKQIGIIKTNKKTGQPMINLYTDRETGKLKGEATVSFDDPPSAKAAIDWFDGKEFSGNPIKVSFATRRADFNSRGGGNGSRGRGRGAPIGGRGGSSGGGGSGGSSSSSGSGGSGGGGGGFGGPSSSNNSRGGGGGYPSGGGGQQRAGDWKCPNPTCENMNFSWRNECNQCKAPKPDGPGGPGGAHMGGGGGGFGDDRRGGGRGGFDRGGFRGRGGDRGGFRGGRGGDRGGYGPGKMDSRGDHRQDRRDRPY; from the exons attacaCCCAACAGGCGAGCCAAGG GTATGGGGCGTACCCTTCCCAGCCGGCACAGAGCTATTCCCAGCAAGGCAGCCAGTCCTATAGCCAGCAGGGCTACGGGAGCTACGGCCAGTCCGCCGGATCGTCGTCTTACGGTCAGGGTGGAAGTTACGGCTCATCTTATGGGCAGGAGCAGAGCT CCGGATACAGCTCGCAGTCGGCTCCACAAGGATACGGGGCTGGTAACTATGGCAGCTCGCAGACCTCCCAGACTCCTTATAGCGGTGGCCAGCAACAGCCGTCATCTCAGTCATCCTATTCCAGCTACCCCCAGCAGCCCCCCGCAAGCAGCAATTCCGGAAG CTATGGCAGCAACTCCCAGTCCTCTTCCTACCAGCAACAGCAGCAGGGAAGCAGCTATGGTCAGCAGAGTAGCAGCGGGTACAGCAGCCCACCAGGTGGCTATGGAGGACAGCAGCAGTCCAGCTATGGGGGACAGCAGAGCGGCAGTCAGCAGCCAAGCTCCTATGGACAGCAGTCAAGCTACAGCGCTCCTCAGAGCTACGGCCAGCAGCAGTCAAGCTACAGCAGTGGGT CTGGTGGATACAACCAGGACTCTCCTTCCATGAGTGGAGGTGGAGGCTACGGTGGCTCTGATCAGGGCGGCTATGGTGGACCTGATGGTAGAGGCCGAGGGCGTGGAGGGTTCGGTGGGCGTGGAGGCTTTGACAGAGGTGGCAGAGGAAGCCGTGGAGGAAGAGGCAGCATAGG CGGTGGTGAACGGGGAGGATTCAGTAAATTTGGTG GACCACGTGAAGACGGACCCCCCAGGCATGACATGG CTGAGCAGGACAACTCGGACAACAACACCATCTTTGTGCAAGGCCTCGGGGAGAGCGTGACGGTGGAGGGGGTTGCCGAGTACTTCAAGCAGATTGGAATAATCAAG ACCAACAAGAAGACCGGACAGCCCATGATAAACCTGTACACCGACCGCGAGACCGGCAAGCTGAAGGGAGAAGCCACCGTGTCCTTCGATGACCCTCCCTCTGCTAAGGCTGCCATTGATTGGTTTGACG GGAAAGAGTTCTCTGGAAACCCCATTAAAGTCTCCTTTGCTACACGGAGGGCTGACTTCAACAGCCGAGGAGGTGGAAACGGCAGCCGCGGGAGAGGACGTGGAG cacCCATTGGGGGTCGTGGTGGTAGCAGCGGTGGCGgcggtagtggtggtagtagtagtagtagtggcagcggaggcagtggtggtggtggaggagGATTTGGTGGTCCTAGCAGCAGCAACAACAGCCGCGGAGGTGGTGGCGGATACCCTAGCGGCGGTGGAGGACAGCAGAGAGCTGGTGACTGGAAGTGTCCAAACCC GACTTGTGAGAACATGAATTTCTCATGGAGAAACGAGTGCAATCAGTGCAAGGCTCCAAAGCCGGATGGCCCCGGAGGGCCGGGCGGCGCTCACATGG GTGGCGGTGGAGGCGGCTTTGGTGATGACAGGAGGGGCGGTGGCCGTGGTGGCTTTGATCGTGGCGGCTTCAGAGGGAGAGGCGGTGACAGAGGGGGATTCCGGGGGGGCAGAGGTGGAGACCGAGGAGGGTATGGACCAGGCAAAATGGATTCCAG GGGCGACCACAGACAGGACAGACGTGATCGGCCGTATTAG